Proteins from one Ipomoea triloba cultivar NCNSP0323 chromosome 1, ASM357664v1 genomic window:
- the LOC116030747 gene encoding DNA-binding protein DDB_G0278111, which translates to MADPELEAIRQRRMQELMAQHGAGNNQNPDQQKAQDEAKREAEDRRQLMLSQILTSEARERVARIALVKPEKARGVEDVILRAAQFGQISEKVSEEKLIQLLEQINTQTTKQTKVTIQRRRSVLEDDD; encoded by the exons ATG GCTGACCCTGAATTAGAAGCTATCCGGCAAAGGAGAATGCAGGAGCTGATGGCTCAACACGGGGCT GGAAATAATCAAAACCCTGATCAACAAAAGGCTCAAGATGAAGCTAAAAG gGAGGCCGAGGATCGAAGGCAATTGATGCTTAGTCAGATTCTCACTTCTGAAGCAAGAGAAAGAG TTGCCCGAATTGCTCTAGTGAAGCCCGAAAAGGCCAGAGGAGTTGAAGATGTTATACTCAGAGCTGCTCAATTTGGCCAGATTTCTGAGAAG GTGTCTGAAGAAAAGCTGATACAATTGCTTGAACAGATCAACACTCAAAccaccaaacaaacaaaagtaACG ATCCAGAGGCGTCGCAGCGTTCTCGAGGACGATGATTAG